The Sulfuricystis thermophila genome segment TTGTGCGAGACGTCGTAGAGCAGCGGCAGCGCAGCCCCAGGAAAGAATTCGGCGAACACTTCGCGCGTCAGATGGGTGAGGATCTGCCGGTTGGCCAGCGCGCAGTTGATGCCGGCGCGCATCGCTCCCAGATAACGCCTGCCGAGCGCGGAAGCCAGCGGCGCGCAGGCGAGCTCGCGATCGGGCAGCGCCAACCCGAAGCCCGGCGCGGCGATCGCCATCTCGCGCAGATAGTCGGTGCCGATCTGGTGTCCCAGGCCGCGCGAGCCGCAGTGGATGCTGACCACCACTTCGTCCTGCCTCAAACCATAAGCCGCCGCAGCCTCGTGGTCGAAGATCTCGGCCACCCGCTGCACTTCGAGGTAATGGTTGCCTGAGCCGAGCGTGCCCATCTCGTCGCGCTGGCGCTTCTTGGCCTGAGCCGAAACCGCGGCCGGATCGGCGCCGGCGACACGGCCGCCTTCCTCGATGCGGGCGAGATCCTCGGCCCGTCCCCAGCCCTGGGCAACCGCCCAGCGTGCGCCGCCGGCGAGCATCGCGTCCATTTCAACCTCCGACAGACGGATCGCCCCGGTGCTGCCGACGCCAGCCGGAATCCTGGCGAACAGGCGATCGGCCAGCCGCGGCTTGACGGCCTCGACCTCGCCGACCGACAGGCCGGTGAGCAGGCAGCGCACGCCGCAGGAAATGTCGAAACCGACGCCGCCGGCCGAGATCACGCCGCCCTCGTCGGG includes the following:
- a CDS encoding RtcB family protein, whose amino-acid sequence is MELNSLIQRSEYTWEIPQTGAMRVPGILFADRDLVAAMDEKVREQVANVAKLPGIVAASFAMPDAHWGYGFPIGGVAAFDPDEGGVISAGGVGFDISCGVRCLLTGLSVGEVEAVKPRLADRLFARIPAGVGSTGAIRLSEVEMDAMLAGGARWAVAQGWGRAEDLARIEEGGRVAGADPAAVSAQAKKRQRDEMGTLGSGNHYLEVQRVAEIFDHEAAAAYGLRQDEVVVSIHCGSRGLGHQIGTDYLREMAIAAPGFGLALPDRELACAPLASALGRRYLGAMRAGINCALANRQILTHLTREVFAEFFPGAALPLLYDVSHNTCKEEIHAVAGEQRRLFVHRKGATRAFGPGHPELPAEYRAVGQPVLIGGSMGTASWVLAGAAGTEERAFGSACHGAGRAMSRNEATRRFSGRKIVDDLAARGVLIRSPSLRGVAEEAPLAYKDVSSVVEAAHRAGLARKVARLVPLVCVKG